A stretch of the Nicotiana tabacum cultivar K326 chromosome 6, ASM71507v2, whole genome shotgun sequence genome encodes the following:
- the LOC142181886 gene encoding uncharacterized protein LOC142181886 — translation MDDEHTYCQCSTRNANHVHLEQYDQILKLINKNRGENTKGFAGTTKTFVTNETVKNENWIVDSGATNHMVHTRELLDNINTNILGNAPKVYLPNGTSLDVECTGESRIDLHSGKVKGIGKELEGLYNLQHQKLEAKAANVHLQDHSVQEEDLKVWHGRLGHAPDRVVRQIPNMKFKASRDGIKECTICPLARQGRLPFPKSTNVKFVEHIFPFQLLKEGKLKLFPNGVLDSPVTTNVVPSQSADVPEQARSPEDDTSFSVVPPIADNHAADAQPSSPHSLSFEDIQTQQLPFLKQDTFAPEEHNLRKSTRIAKEYQSYLSKITSIREPLNDEEAALDPKWIDAMTQELNELKDNATWTLIKYKANEEIEIYKARLVAKGYNQIEGLDYQETFSPTVKMVTVRVIIALATTNNWNVHQMDVYNAFLQGDLTGEQGTKLVIILVYVDDLLITGNDHGLISEAKAILQGNFKIKDLGELKFLLGIEISRSKEGILMNPRKFVIELIIGLGLAGSKPVSTPMECNQRFTTVEYDQHMN, via the exons ATGGATGATGAACACACCTACTGCCAATGTAGTACAAGGAATGCCAATCATGTTCACTTAGAGCAGTATGATCAAATCTTGAAGCTGATCAATAAAAACAGAGGTGAAAACACAAAAGGTTTTGCAGGTACAACAAAGACTTTTGTTACAAATGAAACAGTTAAAAATGAGAATTGGATAGTAGACTCTGGTGCAACCAATCATATGGTTCACACCAGAGAGCTGCTTGACAATATAAACACAAATATTTTAGGCAATGCACCAAAGGTATACTTACCTAATGGGACGTCACTTGATGTTGAATGTACTGGAGAAAGTAGAATTG ACCTTCACAGTGGGAAAGTAAAGGGGATTGGTAAAGAACTGGAAGGTTTGTACAACTTGCAGCATCAAAAACTTGAAGCCAAGGCTGCAAATGTACACCTTCAGGATCATTCTGTGCAAGAGGAGGATTTGAAAGTATGGCATGGAAGGCTTGGGCATGCTCCAGATAGAGTGGTTAGACAAATTCCAAACATGAAGTTCAAGGCTAGTAGAGATGGAATAAAGGAATGCACAATCTGTCCTTTGGCTAGACAAGGAAGATTGCCTTTCCCTAAGAGTACAA ATGTTAAATTTGTGGAGCATATCTTCCCATTCCAGTTACTTAAGGAAGGAAAGTTAAAACTCTTTCCTAATGGTGTACTGGACTCTCCAGTCACTACTAATGTAGTACCATCTCAAAGTGCAGATGTCCCAGAACAAGCAAGATCACCAGAAGATGACACATCCTTCTCAGTAGTACCACCTATTGCAGATAACCATGCTGCTGATGCACAACCTTCATCACCACATTCCTTGTCCTTTGAAGACATACAAACTCAGCAATTACCTTTTTTAAAACAAGATACATTTGCTCCTGAAGAACACAATCTCAGGAAATCAACTAGGATTGCTAAAGA GTATCAATCTTATTTGTCCAAAATTACAAGCATTAGGGAGCCTTTGAACGATGAGGAAGCTGCATTAGACCCCAAATGGATTGATGCTATGACTCAAGAGCTGAATGAACTCAAGGACAATGCGACCTGGACTTTG ATAAAGTATAAGGCCAATGAGGAGATTGAAATATACAAGGCACGACTAGTAGCCAAAGGATACAATCAAATAGAAGGCCTAGACTACCAGGAAACATTTTCTCCTACAGTCAAGATGGTGACAGTAAGAGTGATTATAGCTTTGGCTACAACAAACAACTGGAATGTACATCAGATGGATGTCTATAATGCATTTCTACAAGGAGACCTCACTGGAGAA CAAGGGACAAAACTAGTAATCATCTTAGTATATGTAGATGATCTTCTCATAACTGGGAATGACCACGGACTAATTTCTGAGGCAAAAGCCATATTGCAGGGTAACTTCAAAATCAAGGACTTGGGAGAATTGAAGTTCTTGCTTGGGATTGagatatcaaggtctaaagaaggAATACTGATGAATCCAAGGAAGTTTGTAATAGAGTTAATCATTGGTCTTGGATTAGCAGGGTCAAAACCAGTGAGCACACCAATGGAATGCAACCAAAGATTCACCACTGTGGAGTATGATCAACATATGAACTAG